One Quadrisphaera setariae DNA segment encodes these proteins:
- a CDS encoding AAA family ATPase — protein sequence MAVLHLMVGLPGAGKTTTARALAEQHRALRLTPDEWMIPLFADNDAGGKRDVLEGRFITTALQVLRLGVDVVLDFGLWSRDERAALHHLAAGAGARCRSVHLPVEPEEQWRRVQARASTVGSSTFAMAREDLDGWRLRFEPPDAAEAAGGAPARAVPEGWPSWQAWAVDRWPSLDVAGR from the coding sequence GTGGCGGTGCTGCACCTCATGGTCGGGCTGCCCGGCGCGGGGAAGACGACGACGGCGAGGGCGCTGGCCGAGCAGCACCGCGCGCTGCGCCTGACCCCCGACGAGTGGATGATCCCGCTGTTCGCCGACAACGACGCGGGCGGCAAGCGCGACGTCCTCGAGGGCCGCTTCATCACGACCGCGCTGCAGGTGCTGCGCCTGGGGGTCGACGTCGTCCTCGACTTCGGGCTGTGGAGCCGCGACGAGCGCGCAGCGCTGCACCACCTCGCCGCCGGTGCCGGTGCGCGGTGCCGGTCGGTCCACCTGCCGGTCGAGCCCGAGGAGCAGTGGCGGCGCGTGCAGGCGCGTGCGAGCACGGTGGGGAGCTCGACGTTCGCCATGGCGCGCGAGGACCTCGACGGGTGGCGGCTGCGCTTCGAGCCGCCGGACGCCGCGGAGGCAGCCGGCGGAGCGCCGGCGCGGGCGGTGCCCGAGGGCTGGCCGTCCTGGCAGGCGTGGGCCGTCGACCGCTGGCCGTCCCTGGACGTGGCCGGGCGCTGA